In Chitinivorax sp. B, the following are encoded in one genomic region:
- a CDS encoding DUF1653 domain-containing protein, with protein sequence MSINTPFYRHIDGGLYRFITHARHADDAGEVIVYEHLWPFEPGIWVRKADEFMSRFTPIQEADVNIAMQGDRQQAQQAVNIAKTARRAAKH encoded by the coding sequence ATGTCCATCAACACCCCGTTCTACCGCCACATCGACGGTGGCTTGTATCGTTTCATCACCCACGCCCGCCATGCCGATGACGCCGGCGAAGTGATCGTCTATGAACATCTATGGCCCTTCGAGCCCGGTATCTGGGTGCGTAAGGCAGATGAGTTCATGTCACGCTTTACCCCCATTCAAGAAGCTGATGTCAACATCGCCATGCAAGGTGATCGTCAGCAGGCACAACAAGCCGTCAACATTGCCAAAACGGCCCGTCGCGCAGCCAAGCATTGA
- a CDS encoding ATP-binding cassette domain-containing protein, with product MPLISVDNACLAFGHHPLLDQAFLNLDAGERVGVIGRNGTGKSSLLKALAGLVKLDDGIIRFASDAKVAYVPQEPLFEAGQTVFDAVAGGLADLAGLLREYHHCTQQLSTDADPDATLARMQILQTELEARDGWRFNSLVESTLSTLGLAADKAVDELSGGWKKRVALARALVAEPNVLLLDEPTNHLDVAAIEWLEGILRAFAGGVVVITHDRRFLDNVATRIVELDRGLLQSFQGNFAAYQLKKVEMLEVEAIHNRKFDKFWAQEEVWIRKGVEARRTRNEGRVRRLEQLRRDRAARRERMGQVNFSLDAGERSGKLVAELEQVTKGYAGRTLIKDFTTRIQRGDRIGLLGSNGAGKTTLLKLILGDAQPDSGTVRTGTNLQIAYFDQFREQLDDEMAIVDVISQGSDFIQIGNERKHIMSYLGDFLFAPERARSPVKSLSGGERNRLLLARLFTKPANVLVLDEPTNDLDIETLELLEQLVADYTGTVFLVSHDRAFLDNVVTQVIAFEGDGLLREYPGGYEDYQAAKARMASQKPVDKAPVAAKPVEATPAKSRQVKLSFNETRELAALPDEIAALEAEQADINMQLLAPDAYKADPQQLKAWQGRIDEIDELLLEKLARWEVLEDKQKGG from the coding sequence TTGCCGCTCATCTCTGTTGACAACGCCTGCCTGGCTTTTGGCCATCATCCCCTGCTTGATCAAGCATTCTTGAATCTCGATGCCGGCGAACGGGTCGGGGTCATCGGCCGCAACGGTACCGGCAAGTCGTCGTTGTTGAAAGCCTTGGCGGGTCTGGTCAAGCTCGATGACGGCATCATCCGTTTTGCCAGTGATGCCAAGGTAGCCTATGTGCCACAGGAGCCCCTGTTTGAAGCGGGTCAGACAGTGTTCGATGCGGTGGCAGGCGGGTTGGCTGATCTGGCGGGCCTGCTGCGCGAATACCATCACTGTACCCAGCAATTGAGCACGGATGCAGATCCGGATGCGACCCTGGCAAGGATGCAGATACTACAGACTGAGCTGGAGGCACGGGATGGCTGGCGTTTCAATAGCCTGGTGGAGTCAACCTTGTCAACGTTGGGGCTGGCGGCAGACAAAGCGGTGGATGAACTGTCGGGTGGTTGGAAGAAGCGGGTGGCACTGGCTCGGGCCTTGGTGGCTGAGCCCAATGTACTGCTGCTGGATGAACCGACCAACCACCTGGATGTGGCCGCGATCGAATGGCTGGAAGGTATCTTACGCGCCTTTGCCGGTGGCGTGGTGGTGATCACCCATGACCGACGTTTTCTGGATAATGTTGCGACCCGGATTGTAGAGTTGGATCGTGGCTTGTTGCAGAGCTTTCAGGGTAACTTTGCAGCCTATCAGCTGAAAAAGGTGGAGATGCTGGAAGTCGAAGCCATTCACAACCGCAAGTTCGACAAATTCTGGGCACAGGAAGAGGTCTGGATCCGCAAGGGAGTGGAAGCACGCCGTACCCGTAACGAAGGTCGCGTTCGCCGTCTGGAACAATTGCGCCGCGATCGGGCAGCTCGTCGTGAACGGATGGGGCAGGTCAATTTCTCGCTTGACGCGGGTGAGCGTTCGGGCAAGCTGGTGGCGGAACTGGAACAGGTCACCAAGGGTTATGCCGGCCGTACCTTGATCAAGGACTTCACTACGCGAATCCAACGCGGCGACCGGATTGGTCTGCTGGGCTCCAACGGCGCGGGCAAGACCACATTGCTCAAGCTGATTCTGGGTGATGCACAGCCGGACAGCGGCACGGTGCGTACCGGTACCAACCTGCAGATTGCCTATTTCGACCAGTTTCGCGAACAACTGGATGATGAGATGGCCATTGTCGATGTGATCAGCCAAGGGAGTGACTTCATTCAGATTGGTAACGAGCGCAAGCACATCATGAGCTATCTGGGTGATTTCCTGTTTGCACCAGAACGGGCCAGATCGCCGGTCAAGTCGCTGTCGGGTGGGGAGCGTAACCGCCTGTTGTTGGCCCGTCTGTTTACCAAACCCGCCAATGTACTGGTGCTGGATGAGCCGACCAACGATCTGGATATCGAGACATTGGAGTTGCTGGAGCAACTGGTGGCCGATTACACCGGCACGGTATTCCTGGTCAGCCATGACCGCGCTTTTCTGGATAATGTCGTCACCCAGGTGATTGCGTTTGAGGGTGATGGCCTGTTACGCGAATACCCGGGCGGCTATGAAGACTATCAAGCCGCCAAGGCCAGAATGGCCAGCCAGAAACCAGTCGACAAGGCGCCGGTGGCGGCGAAGCCGGTCGAGGCCACACCGGCAAAGAGTCGGCAGGTCAAATTGTCATTCAATGAAACCCGCGAGCTGGCGGCCTTGCCAGACGAAATTGCCGCACTTGAGGCCGAGCAGGCTGACATCAATATGCAGCTGCTGGCGCCGGATGCTTATAAGGCCGATCCACAGCAGTTGAAAGCCTGGCAAGGTCGAATCGACGAAATCGACGAGCTGTTGCTGGAGAAGCTGGCGCGCTGGGAAGTGTTGGAAGACAAGCAAAAAGGTGGTTGA
- a CDS encoding RidA family protein has protein sequence MKKEIIATDHAPKAIGTYSQAVVAGNTVYISGQIGLDAATMQMADGFEAQTHQVFKNLRVICEAAGGTTRDIVKLNAYLTDLGNFAKFNEIMSQYFAEPYPARAAVGVASLPRGGVVEADAVMVLS, from the coding sequence ATGAAAAAAGAAATCATTGCCACCGATCACGCGCCCAAAGCCATTGGTACCTATTCGCAAGCCGTTGTGGCGGGCAATACCGTCTACATTTCCGGCCAGATTGGCCTGGACGCAGCCACCATGCAGATGGCTGACGGTTTTGAAGCCCAGACCCATCAAGTGTTCAAGAACCTGCGCGTGATCTGTGAAGCGGCTGGCGGCACTACCCGTGATATCGTCAAGCTGAACGCCTACCTGACGGATCTGGGCAATTTTGCAAAGTTCAATGAAATCATGTCCCAGTATTTTGCAGAACCCTATCCTGCACGTGCAGCCGTTGGTGTAGCCAGCTTGCCACGTGGTGGCGTGGTGGAAGCCGATGCCGTGATGGTACTGAGCTGA